One part of the Anaerolineales bacterium genome encodes these proteins:
- a CDS encoding AI-2E family transporter: MKPTPMDPSNSPSWQPGTRLVFGIILLVFALGLVMLLRQMIAPLVLAFLLAYLLHPITSRICRKLRVSRGISVLIVYLVLIAVLLALTTGVGVAISSGVVQLASYLGDLSVELPDQIVALGQKTVQIGPWTVDLSTVNLEPFLADVASALQPILSQTGSLLASVAKATASAITSVILVLVLSVYFLLDMGTFDEGFLAWIPPLYRNDVRLILNEITQVWNSFLRGQSILGLVVGTTVALGLTILQLQFSLVLGLISGFMEFVPMFGPLIAAIVGVLVALFQPENWLGVTPLAYSVIILAFYIIVQQVENNVLVPRIIGRSLNMSPLAVLISVLAGGMIAGVLGLLLAAPVAASLRVILGYIYRKTVGFDDWTEVLNPELEDDQFRIPGRFHRLVDRLRESISRQDRRVENETENENEG, translated from the coding sequence ATGAAACCAACCCCAATGGATCCATCCAACTCGCCATCCTGGCAGCCCGGAACGCGGCTCGTGTTTGGCATCATCCTGCTCGTATTTGCGCTCGGTCTGGTGATGCTCCTGCGTCAGATGATCGCTCCCCTCGTCCTGGCTTTCTTGCTGGCCTATCTGCTGCATCCGATCACTTCCAGAATCTGCCGGAAGCTGCGCGTCTCGCGTGGGATCTCTGTCCTGATCGTGTACCTCGTTTTGATTGCCGTCCTGCTGGCTCTCACGACGGGTGTTGGGGTGGCGATTTCGTCCGGTGTCGTTCAACTCGCCTCTTACCTGGGGGATTTGTCCGTCGAGCTACCGGACCAGATTGTCGCCTTGGGGCAGAAAACGGTTCAAATCGGACCGTGGACGGTGGATCTTTCGACCGTAAATCTCGAGCCCTTCCTGGCCGATGTCGCCTCCGCGTTGCAGCCAATACTCTCGCAGACAGGGAGTCTTCTTGCCTCTGTGGCCAAGGCCACGGCGTCGGCGATCACTTCCGTGATTTTGGTGCTGGTTTTAAGCGTTTACTTTCTGCTCGATATGGGGACCTTCGATGAAGGCTTTCTAGCCTGGATACCTCCTTTGTATCGAAACGATGTCCGTCTCATCCTGAATGAAATCACGCAGGTATGGAATTCGTTTTTGCGCGGGCAGTCCATTCTGGGTTTGGTCGTCGGTACCACCGTCGCGTTAGGTCTTACCATCCTGCAGTTACAATTCTCTCTCGTCCTGGGCTTGATCTCGGGTTTCATGGAATTCGTGCCCATGTTCGGCCCTTTGATTGCGGCCATCGTTGGAGTTCTGGTTGCGCTTTTTCAACCGGAGAATTGGCTGGGCGTGACTCCGTTGGCCTACAGCGTCATTATTTTGGCGTTCTATATCATCGTTCAACAAGTCGAGAACAACGTGCTCGTTCCCCGAATCATCGGCAGGAGCTTGAACATGAGCCCACTCGCCGTCTTGATTTCGGTTTTGGCGGGCGGGATGATCGCGGGTGTCCTCGGACTGCTATTGGCTGCCCCGGTGGCAGCCTCGCTGCGTGTGATTTTGGGTTATATCTATCGTAAGACCGTTGGTTTTGACGATTGGACCGAGGTGTTGAACCCTGAATTGGAAGACGATCAATTCCGCATCCCGGGCCGGTTTCACCGCCTGGTCGATCGACTGCGGGAGTCGATTTCGCGGCAGGATCGTCGTGTAGAGAACGAGACAGAAAATGAAAACGAAGGCTAA